One part of the Arachidicoccus terrestris genome encodes these proteins:
- a CDS encoding arginine deiminase family protein, which produces MTQNEQIHVETEIGRLKRLIIHSPDGGIGKVVPAKFKEWLYDDTVHLSQMRREYNQYVKLLLHFTDPEKAAYVMDFEKSQKDKIQPDCYKPDNPAYFNSKNVLDTQFLLSELLQEDSLRQRLISAVCGWEGSSSRTEKKLMAVDRSEDLAKALITGIIKEGGEDTGEFIFAPLPNFIFTRDIAIAVNDHLLLSNAASPARERESLLMKFIAQYALFKNQTEKLIEISEPSNFFLLSQEEQALQKTSLEGGDVMMISPNHLLIGCSERTTPAGINEAIHNIFADAGTGIEKISVIKIPQHRAMMHIDTVFTQVRKDTWVLFGPFSEKIMKLDKRSQYSYIKRLHPDHHEDSGFKIEILRFQKPLSETYAPYKNYEVSIKPHITGLESLLRDISIHDFAVDPDKVQIIYSGNNTFPYDEREQWTDSCNLLALKDGVVVGYDRNELTINTFKKKGFQIKNAATLNEELGAGKLSVDDIENTLILLPSAELSRARGGSHCMSQPVLREIL; this is translated from the coding sequence ATGACGCAAAATGAGCAAATCCATGTTGAAACAGAAATCGGCAGACTAAAGAGACTTATTATACACAGCCCGGATGGTGGCATCGGCAAAGTCGTTCCCGCAAAATTCAAAGAGTGGCTATATGATGATACCGTACATCTGTCGCAGATGCGCCGGGAATACAACCAATATGTGAAGTTACTGCTGCATTTCACCGATCCGGAGAAGGCAGCGTATGTGATGGACTTCGAGAAAAGCCAGAAAGATAAAATACAACCTGATTGTTATAAACCGGACAATCCCGCCTATTTTAACAGCAAGAATGTTTTAGATACGCAATTTTTGCTTTCTGAACTTTTACAGGAAGATAGCCTTCGTCAGCGGCTGATCTCCGCCGTTTGCGGCTGGGAAGGCAGCAGTTCCAGGACTGAAAAGAAACTAATGGCTGTAGACCGGTCAGAAGACCTGGCCAAAGCGCTGATTACCGGTATTATTAAAGAAGGCGGTGAAGATACAGGCGAATTCATTTTTGCACCTTTACCTAATTTTATCTTTACCCGGGATATCGCCATTGCGGTGAATGATCATTTACTGCTCAGCAATGCCGCCAGCCCCGCCAGGGAAAGAGAATCCCTTTTAATGAAATTCATTGCGCAATATGCGTTATTCAAAAATCAAACGGAGAAACTGATCGAAATCTCTGAACCCAGTAATTTCTTTTTGCTGAGTCAGGAAGAACAGGCATTGCAAAAGACCAGCCTGGAAGGAGGGGATGTCATGATGATCTCACCCAATCACCTGCTGATCGGCTGTAGTGAACGCACCACGCCTGCAGGTATCAATGAGGCCATCCATAATATCTTCGCTGATGCCGGTACCGGTATTGAAAAGATCTCCGTCATTAAAATTCCGCAGCACAGGGCAATGATGCACATCGATACGGTATTTACACAAGTCAGAAAAGATACCTGGGTCCTGTTCGGCCCTTTCTCTGAGAAGATTATGAAACTGGACAAACGAAGCCAGTACAGCTATATTAAAAGATTACATCCTGATCACCATGAAGATAGCGGCTTTAAGATTGAGATACTGCGGTTTCAGAAACCACTCTCGGAGACCTATGCGCCTTATAAAAATTATGAAGTCAGCATCAAACCGCATATTACCGGCCTGGAATCCCTGCTCCGCGATATCAGTATCCATGACTTTGCCGTGGATCCGGACAAAGTACAGATCATCTACAGCGGAAATAACACTTTTCCATATGATGAGCGGGAACAATGGACGGATTCCTGTAACCTGCTGGCACTAAAAGACGGTGTCGTTGTCGGTTATGACCGCAATGAGCTTACGATTAATACTTTTAAAAAGAAAGGTTTTCAGATTAAAAATGCAGCTACACTCAATGAGGAGCTCGGCGCCGGCAAACTCAGTGTGGACGACATCGAAAACACCTTGATTTTACTACCTTCTGCGGAACTCTCCCGGGCCAGAGGCGGTTCCCATTGTATGAGCCAGCCTGTGCTCAGGGAAATACTTTAA
- the ctlX gene encoding citrulline utilization hydrolase CtlX, producing the protein MTDRQISAQLLMVRPASFGYNSETAKNNTYQNNLNEAAGAVQKRAEAEFDRYVEKLRDHQIEVLVIEDTIRPPKPDAIFPNNWFCTLPSGKVIIFPMYAPNRREEKRDEILQELSVKYKITDVEDWSEYEAENFFLEGTGSMIFDHENKMVYACLSARTHKPLLETFARAHGYRPVYFEASDEAGTPIYHTNVMMHIGTTYAVICLESIKNMTERIRVAEQLRSSGHEVIAISLEQVRRFAGNMIQVKSTAGKPYTIMSQSAYDCLSEEQKEALSIHSEALPVDISTIETVGGGSARCMVAEIFLEKQ; encoded by the coding sequence ATGACAGATAGGCAGATCAGTGCTCAATTATTAATGGTGCGGCCCGCCAGTTTCGGCTATAACAGCGAAACTGCTAAAAACAATACGTATCAAAACAACCTGAATGAAGCAGCAGGAGCAGTACAAAAGCGCGCCGAGGCGGAATTTGACAGGTATGTAGAAAAATTAAGAGACCATCAGATAGAGGTATTGGTGATTGAAGACACCATCAGGCCGCCGAAGCCAGATGCAATTTTCCCGAATAACTGGTTCTGTACATTACCCAGCGGTAAAGTCATTATATTTCCCATGTATGCGCCCAACCGCCGGGAAGAAAAAAGAGACGAGATACTGCAGGAACTCTCGGTCAAATATAAAATTACGGATGTAGAAGACTGGAGCGAATATGAGGCAGAGAATTTCTTTCTGGAAGGAACAGGCTCTATGATCTTTGATCACGAAAACAAAATGGTATATGCCTGTCTGTCTGCCAGGACACATAAACCGTTACTGGAAACCTTTGCCCGCGCCCATGGCTACCGCCCTGTTTATTTCGAAGCCAGTGACGAAGCAGGAACGCCGATCTATCATACCAACGTCATGATGCATATTGGCACCACTTATGCGGTAATATGTCTGGAATCCATTAAAAACATGACTGAAAGGATCCGGGTCGCGGAGCAGTTGCGCAGCAGTGGTCATGAAGTGATCGCTATCAGCCTGGAGCAGGTCCGCCGTTTTGCCGGCAATATGATTCAGGTGAAAAGTACCGCCGGCAAGCCGTATACCATCATGAGCCAATCGGCATATGACTGCCTGAGCGAGGAACAAAAAGAGGCCTTGTCCATCCACTCAGAAGCGCTGCCGGTTGATATTTCTACTATTGAGACTGTTGGCGGGGGCAGTGCCCGTTGCATGGTCGCGGAGATCTTTCTGGAGAAACAATAA
- the rplS gene encoding 50S ribosomal protein L19, with protein sequence MNAAVNYVHEQLTQVKEFPKFKAGDNVTVNYKIVEGGKERIQSFRGDVLKIQGNGATATFTVRKISNSIGVERTFPFSSPNVDSIVLNKVGKVRRAKLYFLRERSGKSARIKEKRFSNI encoded by the coding sequence ATGAACGCAGCAGTGAACTATGTACACGAGCAATTGACACAAGTCAAAGAATTTCCGAAGTTTAAAGCTGGTGACAATGTTACCGTAAACTATAAAATTGTGGAAGGTGGTAAGGAAAGAATCCAGAGCTTCCGTGGCGATGTACTGAAAATCCAGGGCAACGGCGCTACTGCAACTTTCACTGTTCGCAAAATCTCCAACAGCATCGGCGTTGAAAGAACCTTCCCATTCTCTTCTCCAAACGTTGACTCCATCGTTTTGAACAAAGTCGGTAAGGTTCGCCGTGCAAAACTCTACTTCCTGCGTGAGCGTAGCGGTAAGAGTGCCAGAATTAAAGAAAAACGCTTCTCCAACATCTAA